From the Flavobacterium gyeonganense genome, the window TCAACAAAAAGCGGATGCATGGTTTTAATGGGTTCCAAACCTTTATTCATTCTCAACCAAGGGCCTTCTAAACTTTTGGATTCGGCTAAAGCCACAAACCAGCCTTTTCCTGATTTCTTCGGATAATCTGCCCATGAATTGAACGGATAAGCACCACTGTAAAATCCGAAGTATTTATCGCCCACTTTATATGGAAAAAACGAAGCAACACCCTGACGTCCTTCCCAAGGCTGAGAATCTAATCCGGGTTCCATAATGATTCCCATATCTTTATAAGGCCCTCCAATTCCGTTGATTCCGTCTACAGTTGATTCACAACGCCAGATTCTTCCGAATGAATGATTTGGTTCTATTTCTTTACTTACCGTATAAGCCAAATAATAGCCGTACCATTTGTTTGCTTTTTCATTGAAAACTGGCATATAAGACCAAATAGCTGCACGACGATCATTCATCGGATTATCATCTTCTGTAACGGCGTAAGTTCCACTTGCTTGATAAATGGTTGATTCTCTTTTCCAATGAATAGCATCTTTACTTGTCCAATGCCCTATTTTTGTTTTTACACGATCGTAATAATAATCAACACCTTTTTCTCCTGCTCTTTCGGTTGGAAACATATGATACGTATCGCCAACTTTTACCACACGTCCTCCTTCAAAACCTCCCTGAATGCCTTCTGTTCCATACATTCCTTCATCGATAACGGGTTTATTTTCTCCGCCGATAACTTCGAAAAGCGGTTTTTCATCTGAAAATCCTTCAACGATAAAAGTTGGATTCCAGAGTTTTCCGTCTGGAAAATTGGCATTTCTTGGTTCAAATTTTTCTGAGGCTTTTACAACTCCTAAAAAGGCAAATAATCCTTTGCTTTTTAAATTAAATGATCCTTTTGAAAAAGACATTGCATAAATGTCTACAGATGGAAGACCTGTTATAGTAATTCCATTTTCAATAATCAACTTGGCATTTTCGTTATCTTTAAATTGAAAATATTCCTCACTGTTTTTTTCCTTAAAAACACCAATTAAAACCTGAACTGATTCTTTAAATTTTAATTGTAATGGAACATTAGTTCCGTTTTTATATTTTTCTAAAGGAAGTTCAACGCCTGTTAAACCTTCTAATTCTGGGGCTAAACGAACAATATTGTGTTTGCTTCCTGAAAACACATGAGCGTATTGTGTGGTTTTGAATGTTTTGTAATTGGATTTTACAATTTCAAATGATGCTGATTTCCATGCGGTATTTTGTGCTGTGGCTTGTATGCAAACAGTTAACAGCATTATGAAAGCGGTTTTTAACTTGAAATTGTATTTTGTGTTTTTTGAAAACATTGGTTTTTTGTTTTTTTATTGACTTCTAAATTTCTCCGATCTTGTCATTTCGAGGAACGAGAAATCTTCGCGAGAAACTCTACAAAGATTGGCGACATTTGGTGCGGAGCTACTTGCGAAGATTTCTCCTTACGTCGAAATGACAAACTGTACGTGATAATCTTTGTGGTTACGAGTGGGATTCCTCTTTCGTCGGAATGACAAACTAGACGTTATCAACTAGCGGCTAATTACTAATTACTAGGAACTAATCACTAATTACTAAATCGCTTTATAACTCACTTTATACTCTAAATTAGGTTTTACAATCAATTGATATTTATTTTTTGCTAATTCTGTAATGGTTCCCGAGTTTGTTTTAGGTTTGCTGGCACTTTCAAAAATCAATTTTCCTTCTCCTTCGCCTGCTTTTACTTTGATTTCTTTAGTGTTACAATACACGGCAACTTCTCCGTTTGGTGTTGGCACTTTTCCTTCCATCCATTTTAAACCTCCTAAATTTGGTTTAATTTCATATTCTGAATAACCCGGAGCAGTTGGTTTTACGCCTAAATAATATTTTCCTAGTAGATAAATCGGACTTGCACCCCAGGCGTGGCAAAGGCTTTTCCCGTAAGGACGGCCATACATTGTTAAATGCTCTGTTCCTTTTTTATTTGGATTGTATTCTTCCCAGAAAGATGTTGCACCCTCATTCAGCATTCCACCCCAATAATCTTTCATTTCTTTCAGTACATAATCTTGTTCGCCCATGGCACACAAGGCTTCCAACTCATAAAAACGCATGTAGGGTGTTGTGATTTGAAGAATATCTTTGTTCAGTAATACCTTATTTTTTACGCTTTGCTTTTGTTCTTCAGTAAAATAATTGAAGAAAATACCGAACATATTAGCGTATCTGGTTACAATATTTTGAATTTTTCCATCGATACGCTGGTGTTTCATTACGTTTTCTTTTTTATCCCAAAACACATCAAATAATTTGGTTTTTAAGTCATCACCCAATTTTTGATATTGCTTTTGGTCTTCGGTTTTACCAGCTATTGCTGCACTTACCGCCATCGCTTCAAGGCTTCTCGCTAAAAGCATTTGCTCAAAACTAACCTCGCCCGTTTTTGGCAATCCATCTGCCCAGTCAATAAAAACCCAGTCGCCTTCTAATGGTTCGAGGAATCCGTTTTTGTTTCTTCTTTCTAAACAGAAATCCATAAGGGATTTCATTCTTGGATAAAAAGTTTTGATGAATTTCGTGTCGCCCGTATGCAAGTAGTAATCATAAACACCTACAAACCAATACAACGAATAATCCATTATGATATTTACGTGAGCCGTTACAGGATCTTTTCCGCGAAGTGCTAACAACGTTCGTTCTACAGAAGCCGAATCAAAGAACAAATAATAATTCATTAAATAACTTTGATAAGCGTCGCCCGACCAAACCCAGCGGTCACGTTTAATTCCGTCTATAAAAAATTCACGAGAGGTTAAGTGCATCGTATAAGCCGACACATCCCAAATTTTATTCAATTGCTCATCAGAAGATTTGAATGCACCACGATAGTCTAATGGTAGATATTCATATAGCATCGAAATAGAATCATATTTTACTCCTGCATCTGCTTGTACCTGAACATAGCGGAATGCTTTCGATCCGTCATGTATGTAAGTTTGAGGCTGTTTTCCATCAAAAAATAAATGATCTAAGGTTTCGCATTTAGCGGAATCCAAAGCTTCTTCACGAGATTCACCATAATACAATGCTAGTTTCCCTTTTCCTTTTAAACCGTGAATTTTAATATAACCGAAAGTTTCTTTACCAAAATCTACTAACTGACCCGCTCCTATTTTTTCTGTTTTTTTAGCACTTAAAGGTTTGGTTGTTAGTTTAAATTCTGAAGGTTTATTTTCTGGCGAATTAAAATTCCAAGAACCAACAGGAACCCAAGGCGTACCAGATTGTTGTGCTTTTCCAGTTTCATCAATCCAAAGTTTATCTTCGTTGGTAACTTTCCATGAAGCATCAGATTTAACATAATTACCTGCAATATAAATAGCTGGCAATACTTCTTGATTGTACACTTTAAAAGAAATTTTGTGTTTTCCGGCAGGAACTGTAATTGATTTTGGCTGTCCGTAAATTTGAACGCCATCTAAAAGTAATTGAAAAGGTCCTTCTGAGAAGATTTTTACATCGTCTGGTTTTGGAATATCTACTTCTGTCTGAAAAGTGACCAAGGCATAAGGACTGTAATATTGCCAAAGCGGAGGAAATACGGCTTCGCGTTCTGTACGTCTAACTTGCATTTTATTGCTTAACCAAACTTCAAAATCTCCTGGATACCAGATCCATGTGGCAGGCTTATTTTCCTGGGCAAATATAATAGCGGAAGAAAATAAAACTGTAAAAACAAATAATTTTTTAAAATTTAGAAATCGATTTCGCATAAAAAGATATTTTGGGTTTAAAGATAAGTGTTCCTTTCACATTTCATAACCTGTACTGTCCTGTACCATCCTGAAATTAACAAAATATTACTGTTTTGAAAGAATTTTAAAACACAATTAGAAACATAAGTTACAATACAATAATGAAAGCCTAAAGTAAACTTAAAAATAGATAAATGTCTGGACAGTCAGATCAAGAAGTTATCTGAAATTAGAACTACTTATTATCTTAATTTAAGCATTATGATAATTTCTGATCCTCCAAAATATAATTAGCCGGTGTAGTACCCAAATGTTTTTTAAACATAAAAATAAAAGCACTCGCAGTTTCATAACCCAAATCGAGCGCTATCTCTTTGATGGATTGCTTTTCGCCTAATCTTTTTATGGCTTCCAGTAATTTCAATCGGGTACGCCAATCACTGAAATTCATTCCGAGTTCTTTGATGAATAAGCGGGATAAGGTTTTGCTGCTCATAAAAGATATGTCAGCATAATACTCGATCGTATTTTTACTTGCTACATCATTGAGCAAAAGCTGCACTACTTTTTGCAGTCTCTCATGATTGGTTGTAGGCAGGAAAGTAGCGCTCGGTTCAATTAAGGTAAGTTCATCTAAAAACACGTCAATAATTCTTCTTTTTGCAGGTGTAAGATTCCCTTCAGTTCCAAAAGAAATAATTTTAAAAAGCAATTGTTTCAGGAATATCGAAATATCAAAAGAAAAGCTAGAAGTTGGAAGTCCGTCCGTAAACGATGGGTCAATAAAAATGCTGTACAAATTGACATCTTTCTGAAATGTAACCTGATGCTCCAAACCACCAGGAATCCAAAGTCCCTGCAACGGATTAACCACCCAAATCTGATTATTGACCACGACATTCATAACACCGCTGGTAGCATAAATAAGCTGTGCCCGAGGGTGAGAATGTGATATGCAAACGGCATCGTTTACCATTTCGGTATAACCGACAACGGGTAACTCAGGATTTATTTGAAATCCAAAATCGACTACTTTATATGTCCGAACATCGTTATTCATTGTCCAAATATAGTAATTAAGACACAATCATTTATTTTCACCTTTGTAAAAAATTAATTGCAGATATCATTTCTAATCTGTCATAATCTAAAAATAACTCATGGAGACCATTAAAACCAATTCGGAAATAGTCAAAAAAACTACTTATTCTATTCTTTTTATCATCAGTTTTTCGCATTTAATTAATGATCTTTTACAGGCTGTTGTTCCGTCCATTTATCCGTTACTGAAGGAAAATTTCAATTTAAGTTTTTCTCAAATCGGGATTATCACTTTTACTTATCAGATTGTTGCTTCTATTCTACAGCCATTTGTGGGGATGTATACCGACAAAAAATCAAAACCTTATTCGTTGATTATCGGAATGTGTTTTACCATGACTGGCTTATTTCTTGTTTCGATTGCTTCGAGTTTTACTTACCTTTTATTATCGGTTAGCTTAATTGGAATCGGCTCTTCTATTTTCCACCCTGAATCTTCCAGAGTAGCCCATCTGGCTTCGGGCGGTAAAAAAGGGCTGGCGCAGTCTATCTTTCAGTTAGGCGGAAATGCCGGAAGTGCCATCGGACCTTTGTTAGCGGCTTTTATAGTGATTCCGCATGGCCAGAATTATATTGCGTGGTTTTGTCTTATTGCCCTGATCGGAATTCTTGCTTTGTATAAAATTGCACTTTGGTACACGCAACATCTGGCTTTAAGAAATGCTAATAAAGCAGTGCATAAAATTGAAACGCATCATTTGTCTAAAAACAGAGTAATCGTTTCCCTGATTATTTTGTTGGTTTTGATTTTTTCCAAATATTTCTACATGGCCAGTATTACAAGTTATTACACTTTCTTTTTGATTGATAAATTTCATATCTCAATTCAGCAGTCGCAGGTTTATTTATTTCTATTTTCGGGTGCAGTTGCTGCCGGAACCTTAATTGGAGGCCCGATTGGAGATCGTTTCGGAAGAAAATATGTAATCTGGGTTTCGATTCTGGGTGTTGCGCCTTTTACGCTTTTATTACCTTACGTTTCGCTATTCTGGGTTGGAACTTTATCTGTAATAATTGGCCTGATACTTTCATCTGCGTTCTCGGCAATTCTGGTTTACGCTACCGAATTACTGCCGGGGAAAGTGGGTCTGGTAGCTGGTCTCTTTTTCGGATTTGCTTTCGGAATGGGCGGATTGGGTTCTGCGGTTTTAGGAAAAATTGCTGATGCCACCAGTATCGAATATGTTTTTAAAATTTGTGCCTTCCTGCCGTTGATTGGTATTATTACCGGCTTTTTACCGAATATTGAAGGTCGAAAAAAGGCCTAATTTTTTAATCTCGCAAAGTCGCGAAGTCGCAAAGGTTTCTTTTTTGGCATTTAAAGCAAGTTTTGCAAACAATCTTACAGTATTTCATAAAAAAACAGATAGTTCTCTAACTGAAAACTATCTGTTTTTTTGTATCTAATTTTCAAAGTGAAACACTAAAATTGTACCCCTTTAATCTTTAATAATACGTTTACTAATTTTATTTCCATTAGTTGTTAAAGTCAAAATATAAGCTCCAGATGGAAGATTTTCTAAACTTAAGTTTTCTGTTTGCCTATTCACAGTTTTAGTAACAATCAATTTACCGGACAAATCAAACAGCTCAATTAAAGTGCCTTTTGCCATTTCGCTGTCTAATTCTATTGTCAGGATGTTTTTTACCGGATTTGGATAATAATTAAATGTGAAATCAGAATTAACATCTTCTATTGTTTCCACATTTAGATCTGTATTTATTTTTTTAGCGGTTGTAAAGTTACTTTCGGAATAACCTAAATCAGGATTACTGCCGGAATACGAAAGACCAACATTTGTTCCTTTGTCAATCAGATCGCTTCCCTGAACTAATTTGAATGGCAAGTTAGTTGGAAGATCCCCATTTGACTGTCGGGCTCCGATGGCAAGTGAAATACTGGTACTTGTAAAATCAGAAGTATTTACTGTCACACTTAAATTCCACGAGTTGTTTTGCTGGGTGGCGTTTGAAATAGAAATTGTTCCGGACAATGAAATATTATTTTTAAAAACATGTTTCTTTCCCGACTGCACCGGATTCCCAAAACCAAAGTTGATGTTGTTTCCGAATCCTGTACAATTGTATACTGTTATGCTTCCGGTATTGTTGTTCTGATCGAATCCTTTTTTGGGATGTCCTATTGCAACACATTTGGTCAGTACATTGTCAGCCGGAACAGAATTTCCTCCTACTTTAAAACCATTTCCGTTTCCGGTAAAGCCTCCGTAATTCCATACATCTACACCGTTTCTGATCGCCCAGCAGTTTTCGAAAGTTACTTTTTGAGTACTGTCAAAACAATCATATCCGTCATCTGAATTTTCCCATGCACGGCAGTTGATGAATTTATTTCCGGGTCCCTGTTCTTGTTTTGGACCAAAACCATCAGCCATACTTCCCTTTTTTTAGGGTCATAATTTCTGTACGCATCACAGTTTTTTACCGTGGTATTCGAACCTCCTTTGTTAATTTCCAAACCGGTGTTACGATTGTTGTAAAAAGCACAATTTTCGAAAATAGTATTGGCACCTGTTACATATGCTCCCTGATAACCTGCGCTGGTAATAGCAATTCCTTTAAAACTCCAATAAGAACCTGTAATACTAAAACCATACGAATCCTGTACCCATTCCTGATCTGGAAAAGAAAAATCGATAATGGCTCTTCCGTTGTTTACACATTCTACCTTGATTGGACTTGCTGAAGTTCCTGATTTTGTAAACGAAATAGTGTTTTTTGCACCGGCAGTATACGCAATTGTATACGTTCCGGCTTGTAATAAAATAACATCTCCGGCAACAGCTTTGCCAACAGCGGTTTTAAAATTCATAGCGCTAGTAAAACTCGAACCCGAATTAGAAGCATTTCCGGTTGGTGTTACATAATAAGTAGCTGCTGAAACTGATCCCGATACTAAAAGGGACAGCATAAAATAGTAGATTTTTTTCATAAGTTTTGTGTTAGTTTGAACTGCACAAGGTACTTATGGTTTTTTATAAAAATATTGAATTAATTCAATGGTTTTGAGCAAATTGAATTTGATTTTTAAAATTGAGGGAATGATTAAAAATATGTTTGAGAGATTTTTAATTGAATGTGTGTGTACGAGCTAGAAGCTCGCACGAGCAGGGGAAGTTGGGATAAAATAGTGCAAGAAGAAGCAAAAAAAATTCATTAAAAAAAACTTACAATATATTATTAATCAATTTAGTAAGATTTTAACATTTTCTCAAATTAATAAATTATTTTCGCATAAATTTTTAGAAGATGAGAAAAAACAAACTCTTTATTATAATATTGTTTTCAGGACTTTTTTTTAGTTTAAGTACAATAGCTCAGACTATAAGTCCTTCACAAAAAACAACTGCAGGTTATACTGCTATAATCGATGCAAATTTTGAAAAAGCATTGATAGCACTGGGACTTGATTCTGGTCCACTGGATCAACAGGTACTAACTGCTAATATTACGAACATAACTAGTTTAAATGTTTCAGGTAAATTTATCTCAAATTTAGCTGGAATTGAAGGCTTTACCTCTTTGAAAACATTGAATTGTTCCTTAAATTCATTAAAAACTTTAAATTTAACTCAAAATTTAGCTTTGACCACTCTGAACTGCTCTACGAATTCACTAACTGGTCTGGATTTAAGTCAAAATATAGCTTTAGAAGTCCTTTACTCTAATTCTAATCCATTGATAACCTTAGATATTTCTAAGAATTTGGCATTGACAGATTTAAATTGTAGTTTAGACCAACTTTCAACCCTTGATGTTTCTAAAAACATAGCCTTGAAGATATTACGCTGTGAATCTAATAGATTGACAGATATAAATCTATCAACAAACTTAGCTTTGGTTAATTTGAATGTAAGTAACAATCAAATTACCAACCTCAATTTATCTAAAAACATTGCATTACAATCCTTGAGCTGTTCAAATAACAGATTTGTAACTTTAGATTTATCCAAAAATCAAGTTCTATCAGATTTGGTATGTAACTCAAGCTCACTCTTAAAAACTATAAACTTAAAAACAGGAAAAAACATTCCTACTTTTGAAATAGACTGTACCTATAGCTATAATTTGACTTGTATCTTAGTTAATAGTGTAGCTTATTCAGAGTCGAATTGGATTGACAAACTGGAATTTTCAGCAAAATATAATGACGTAGCCTGTTATACCTACACAGCTATTCCTGACGTTAATTTTGAAAAAAAGCTTATTGCATTAGGCATTGATAAAGATGGTGAAAACGGGAAAGTAATCACTGAAAATATTTCTTCTTTAACTTCTTTAGATGTGTCCTACAGCAATATTCTTAATTTAACGGGAATCAAAGATTTTGCTGCGCTGACTAATCTTAATTGTTCAGGAAATGCCCTCACAGGATTGGACTTATCCAGCAATCTCTCTTTAGTATCACTAAATTGCTCTATAAATCAATTGTATTCACTGGATTTTTCTAAAAACATTAATTTAAACAGTATTCGTTGTGAAAAAAATAATCTTCATAGTTTAAATCTTAAAAATGGAAATAACACAAAACTGACAAATCTCAACTTAAAAACAAATCCAGATTTATTGTGTGTTTTGGTTGACAATGTGGCTTATTCCAATGCTAATTGGCTTGCTGCGAAAGATAATACAACTAGTTATAATAATACAGCTTGTGTTGCCGTTGCTGTATACACATTAATTCCCGATGCATATTTCGAAAACAAGCTAATTGCATTGGGGTATGATAATGATGGAAAAAACGGAAAAATACTGACTTCTAGAATTTCTGGAATAACTTCTCTGGATGTTTCTTCCTCTTCGATTTCAAATTTGGCAGGTATAAAGGATTTTGTAGCTTTAAAAAATTTAAAGTGTGATTCTAATAGATTGACAAGTTTGGATCTATCAAATAATATAGCTTTAATTGATCTTAATGTTTCTTCAAATTCGCTAGGAAGCCTGGACGTTTCAAAAAATGTTGCTTTGATTAATTTAAATTGCAATAGCAATTACATAAAAAACCTGGACTTTAGCAAAAACTTGTTTTTAAAAAGCTTATCATGTAGAACAAACAATTTATCTAGTTTGAATTTAACGCAAAATTTTGCTTTGACTTCTTTAATTTGTGGCTCAAATAAATTAACAACCCTGGATGTTTCCCAAAATGTAATTTTATCCTTTTTAGCATGTGAATCTAATCTATTAAAAAATCTGGATGTATCTAACAATGCTTTTTTATATGATTTGTACTGCTATTCAAATCAACTAACTAGTCTGAATACTTCTAAAAACCCAGTTTTAGCTTCTTTAAAATGTCAGTCAAATAAATTAACATCTTTAGATCTTTCTAAAAACGCCTATTTAGTCTGGTTAACGTGTGAACAAAACCAACTGACAAATCTGGACATCTCTAAAAACTTAAAAATAAGCTATTTAGAATGCAGTTCAAATCAATTAACCAGTCTTGATCTTTCTAAGCATGGTAATTTGGAGATCCTTTATTGTGGAGGCAACAAACTCCTGAATTTAAATTTA encodes:
- a CDS encoding alpha-L-rhamnosidase C-terminal domain-containing protein, whose translation is MRNRFLNFKKLFVFTVLFSSAIIFAQENKPATWIWYPGDFEVWLSNKMQVRRTEREAVFPPLWQYYSPYALVTFQTEVDIPKPDDVKIFSEGPFQLLLDGVQIYGQPKSITVPAGKHKISFKVYNQEVLPAIYIAGNYVKSDASWKVTNEDKLWIDETGKAQQSGTPWVPVGSWNFNSPENKPSEFKLTTKPLSAKKTEKIGAGQLVDFGKETFGYIKIHGLKGKGKLALYYGESREEALDSAKCETLDHLFFDGKQPQTYIHDGSKAFRYVQVQADAGVKYDSISMLYEYLPLDYRGAFKSSDEQLNKIWDVSAYTMHLTSREFFIDGIKRDRWVWSGDAYQSYLMNYYLFFDSASVERTLLALRGKDPVTAHVNIIMDYSLYWFVGVYDYYLHTGDTKFIKTFYPRMKSLMDFCLERRNKNGFLEPLEGDWVFIDWADGLPKTGEVSFEQMLLARSLEAMAVSAAIAGKTEDQKQYQKLGDDLKTKLFDVFWDKKENVMKHQRIDGKIQNIVTRYANMFGIFFNYFTEEQKQSVKNKVLLNKDILQITTPYMRFYELEALCAMGEQDYVLKEMKDYWGGMLNEGATSFWEEYNPNKKGTEHLTMYGRPYGKSLCHAWGASPIYLLGKYYLGVKPTAPGYSEYEIKPNLGGLKWMEGKVPTPNGEVAVYCNTKEIKVKAGEGEGKLIFESASKPKTNSGTITELAKNKYQLIVKPNLEYKVSYKAI
- a CDS encoding AraC family transcriptional regulator, yielding MNNDVRTYKVVDFGFQINPELPVVGYTEMVNDAVCISHSHPRAQLIYATSGVMNVVVNNQIWVVNPLQGLWIPGGLEHQVTFQKDVNLYSIFIDPSFTDGLPTSSFSFDISIFLKQLLFKIISFGTEGNLTPAKRRIIDVFLDELTLIEPSATFLPTTNHERLQKVVQLLLNDVASKNTIEYYADISFMSSKTLSRLFIKELGMNFSDWRTRLKLLEAIKRLGEKQSIKEIALDLGYETASAFIFMFKKHLGTTPANYILEDQKLS
- a CDS encoding MFS transporter, whose translation is METIKTNSEIVKKTTYSILFIISFSHLINDLLQAVVPSIYPLLKENFNLSFSQIGIITFTYQIVASILQPFVGMYTDKKSKPYSLIIGMCFTMTGLFLVSIASSFTYLLLSVSLIGIGSSIFHPESSRVAHLASGGKKGLAQSIFQLGGNAGSAIGPLLAAFIVIPHGQNYIAWFCLIALIGILALYKIALWYTQHLALRNANKAVHKIETHHLSKNRVIVSLIILLVLIFSKYFYMASITSYYTFFLIDKFHISIQQSQVYLFLFSGAVAAGTLIGGPIGDRFGRKYVIWVSILGVAPFTLLLPYVSLFWVGTLSVIIGLILSSAFSAILVYATELLPGKVGLVAGLFFGFAFGMGGLGSAVLGKIADATSIEYVFKICAFLPLIGIITGFLPNIEGRKKA
- a CDS encoding T9SS type A sorting domain-containing protein, whose translation is MADGFGPKQEQGPGNKFINCRAWENSDDGYDCFDSTQKVTFENCWAIRNGVDVWNYGGFTGNGNGFKVGGNSVPADNVLTKCVAIGHPKKGFDQNNNTGSITVYNCTGFGNNINFGFGNPVQSGKKHVFKNNISLSGTISISNATQQNNSWNLSVTVNTSDFTSTSISLAIGARQSNGDLPTNLPFKLVQGSDLIDKGTNVGLSYSGSNPDLGYSESNFTTAKKINTDLNVETIEDVNSDFTFNYYPNPVKNILTIELDSEMAKGTLIELFDLSGKLIVTKTVNRQTENLSLENLPSGAYILTLTTNGNKISKRIIKD
- a CDS encoding right-handed parallel beta-helix repeat-containing protein; translation: MKKIYYFMLSLLVSGSVSAATYYVTPTGNASNSGSSFTSAMNFKTAVGKAVAGDVILLQAGTYTIAYTAGAKNTISFTKSGTSASPIKVECVNNGRAIIDFSFPDQEWVQDSYGFSITGSYWSFKGIAITSAGYQGAYVTGANTIFENCAFYNNRNTGLEINKGGSNTTVKNCDAYRNYDPKKREVWLMVLVQNKNRDPEINSSTAVHGKIQMTDMIVLTVLKK